AAGTACATTCAAAggactttttccccccagtgcATGTGCTGGAGTTCGAAGAAGCAATTGTGAGGGCAATAAGTGCCATAAATGATCACTTTGATCAAATATTGTGTCCTCACAAATATTAGCAATTCATTAAATACACTAGTTAACAAATTAATCATGAGTCACCACACATATCTACAGTCATTTCACTCTTGATACATCTAAACTTTTCAGTGAAAAAGAATTTACACCGCATTTTTCTGTACATGAGCACCCTGGAATTTTTAGGTTTGAAAAAGTGAGTAAAGTACTCTGCTGCCAGGGCTGAGCAACATTTTAACAAGCCAGTTAGCTATACATAGATATACACGCACATTCTTGAAACTGTTGGGTTAAAAGTAACTCATATAGTCCTAAGGGTTACCTATAGCCAGCACATTGTTTAGAAGATATGGCCCAGCATGTTGGGCCAAGTCTATCCCAACAAGGAGTGAAAAGTACTCATAATGATAAGTTAAAGCTTATAAGAAAATGTTAGCAGTGTAAATGTGGTTAAAAGTACAAATTTCATTACCATCATTTTCTAAGAACGtcccattttttatttatttttttttttttacccccgtACTGCTTCTCCTCAACAACTCTAAGGCAGACGTGCTAAGCAGTCGGTCGCCCTCGTGGAGTGATGCATCTGTTAAATACACAATCTTTGTCCAACTGTGACGTCACGGCTGCATCAAGTCCAACATGGCGAACATTCGGTGTGTCAAGGTGAGGAATGAAGTGAAGAGCCCCTTATCCTTTTGTCACGCGTCGTCGTTGCTGTGTCAGATTTCCGAATGTTGACGAATAATCGTGAAAAGTGTTCGTCTCGCAAGTTTTTTCAAGTTAACGTGAACATGTCCGCACTCGCGTCACGAGTCGTCCACATTCAGCCCAAACTGCTGAAGGTGCTTCTGCAGTTGTCATCAAAAGGCGAAATGTCAtcgtttttttgtctgttttcacGTGACGCCACTTTGACTGACTTCTTCTCCCCAGGGGATGGTGGGCCTGGTGACGGGTGGGGCGTCAGGATTGGGCCGGGCAACAGTGGAGCGTCTGGTCCAGAGTGGAGCGTCCGCCGTCATCCTGGACTTGCCCTCCTCCGAAGGGCGAACGCTGGCGGCCACGCTGGGAGACCGATGCGCCTTCGCTCCAGCGGATGCAAGTACACGAATGACGAGTGCATTCGGGACAGCAGCACCTTAGCCATTTAAACAAGGGATGTCAAATTGCAAAGTTGGAAACTTGCTATGGAAATGTGTGCAAGTTAACAGGGGGTTTACGGAAGTGACACTTGACACTATATGGGAAATTATCTATCCAGCGAGATACCTTATGCATACTGTGATCTTAAGATAAACGCAGACCCAACAGAGATTTCAAGGTTATCAACTTTTACGGACTCTGCGATCAAAATTTTCAAGAGGGCTGTCAAAGTGCTATGGTTCATCCTTAAAGCAgaacagtggttttcaaactttttggggcgCGACCCCCTTTTTGGACATGGGGAGAGAAGAGGTGCTAccactgaaaattgtaaaaagtgGGGTTCTAGGATGAAGCAATCTGTGTACAGCCTTCTCGAAAACACTAGATTGCGACACAAAAAGTTAAAGGGTAAATCTAGTGGTTTGCTTGaccaatgtatccaataggtcatgtaatatgtactctatcttgacaatgtgatgttaaatcctctctcatttaatagtgttttgagaagatttttatcgacaattacaaattttcaggggcgctgctgttttcgcgagtcacatgaccaatgtgggcagatgtgacgtgttacgtgccgttccaaacgcttgattacatgggacaccattatgcccagcgctgatagtagcagtatcagttgatggAGAAGACGGAAggatacttccatacagatttgaacctgtggctgtgaaCAATGCCGCCAAGCGGCGGAGCCATGAGCTGAGCTTGCTTCCCCACGAGCTGTAAATAGtggtgaatattcggatggttcttcgggcgggatGACGTGGattctgacgagcgagctcacggctccgccgctctgtatggaagtattcctccgttgatactgctattttgtcatcagatgaggataaatcagagaaatcagcgctgggcataatggtgtcccatgtaatcgagtgttTGTATCGGCACGTAACGTCAcgtacgcccacgtaggtcctgtgactcacgaaaatgggaGCGCCCtggaaaatttgtaattgtcgataaaaatcttcttaaaacactattaagcgagagaggatttaacatcacattgtcaagatagagtacatattacatgacgtattggatacattgttcatgcaaaacactggatttcccctttaaatttgCCCCGTTACCTAATTGTGCCAAACagatatatgcgttcatctgagatgatacgctgtggcgaccccgaaaccgacaagccggaagaaacacacacacctatgcATTATGCGCCCAATTGacttttggcaatttttttttttttttttggggggggggtgaattatacacaagaaataaCAGTATTTGCCAGGTCATAATGACAGTTTTAAGATCTATATATGTAGAACCAAAAGTGGCAAAGTCCCTCTTTATAATGATTGTGTCAAAAGGCCTGAATGAACCTTTTGATGCCTGCCGTAACTAGTCGAAGATGTTACTGTAGTTCCCTTTGAGAGCACAAATCAGGTTCCGAGCATCACGCATCCCTCGCGTTATCCCCCAGGTGACGTCGGAGGCGGACGTGCAATCCGCCGTCAACTTGGCGCGAGACAAGTTTGGCAAATTGGACCTGGCCGTCAACTGCGCCGGCATCGCCGTTGCGGTCAAAACCTTCAACTTCAAGAAGGACGTCCCTCACAGCCTGGAGGACTTCCAGCGTGTCA
This DNA window, taken from Syngnathoides biaculeatus isolate LvHL_M chromosome 2, ASM1980259v1, whole genome shotgun sequence, encodes the following:
- the hsd17b10 gene encoding 3-hydroxyacyl-CoA dehydrogenase type-2 isoform X1; protein product: MLTNNREKCSSRKFFQVNVNMSALASRVVHIQPKLLKGMVGLVTGGASGLGRATVERLVQSGASAVILDLPSSEGRTLAATLGDRCAFAPADVTSEADVQSAVNLARDKFGKLDLAVNCAGIAVAVKTFNFKKDVPHSLEDFQRVINVNIAGTFNVIRLTVGAMAKNEADADGHRGCIINTASVAAFDGQVGQAAYSASKGGIVGMTLPVARDLAPMGIRVITIAPGLFSTPLLAGLPEKVRSFLARQVPFPSRLGDPSEFAHLVTSLAENPMINGEVIRLDGAIRMQP